A region from the Vicia villosa cultivar HV-30 ecotype Madison, WI linkage group LG3, Vvil1.0, whole genome shotgun sequence genome encodes:
- the LOC131659208 gene encoding uncharacterized protein LOC131659208, which translates to MASDAAVSSTKVMNQDPVKLDRFDGTNYTRWQDKMTFLPTALKVHYVLDPDLTPIPEPTDDDSDEVKKERKKRMEDELLCRGHILNTLSDRLYDLYTDNSSAVEIWKALEFKFKAEEEDAKPILPQVHELQVLVNKIKAVKIDIADTFQVGANIAKLPLSWKGYRKKLLHSSEDFSLEKIQKYLRIEEESKARENQNLRVFPKPMM; encoded by the exons ATGGCTTCCGACGCTGCAGTTTCAAGcaccaaagttatgaaccaggaTCCTGTCAAATTGGATCGTTTTGATGGAACTAACTACACCAGATGGCAAGACAAAATGACATTCCTTCCGACTGCCCTGAAGGTTCACTATGTCTTAGATCCTGACTTAACGCCAATTCCAGAACCAACAGATgatgattctgacgaagtcaagAAGGAACGCAAGAAACGTATGGAGGACGAACTGTTGTGTCGTGGACATATCCTAAATACATTATCTGATCGTCTCTACGACCTCTATACGGATAATTCCTCCGCAGTTGAGATATGGAAAGCCCTCGAGTTTAAGTTCAaggccgaagaagaag ACGCCAAACCCATTCTTCCCCAAGTGCACGAATTGCAAGTCCTGGTAAACAAAATCAAAGCGGTGAAAATAGACATCGCTGATACTTTTCAAGTTGGTGCAAACATTGCAAAGTTGCCACTTTCGTGgaaaggctatagaaagaaattgTTGCACAGTTCTGAGGACTTTTCCTTGGAGAAAATCCAGAAATATCTTCGAATCGAGGAGGAATCGAAGGCAAGGGAAAATCAGAATTTGCGGGTCTTTCCAAAGCCAATGATGTGA